The Maridesulfovibrio zosterae DSM 11974 genome contains a region encoding:
- the ercA gene encoding alcohol dehydrogenase-like regulatory protein ErcA, which translates to MKEVIAKRKFVAPELIFGVGASLLAGQYAENFGVNKALIVTDPGLVECRWVTKVQASLTKSGVDSAIFSDVSENPRDTEVMKGAEVYMDNNCDCIVAVGGGSPMDCAKGIGIVITNNAHILSFEGVDMVEVPGPPLICIPSTAGSSADVSQFAIITDTNRDVKISIVSKAMVPDAALIDPELTTTMSLQLTAATGLDALTHAIEAYVSNANSALTDLLALDAIKLVSENLAAVIQDPENIDLRGHMMLASMQAGLAFSNAILGAVHAMAHSLGGLLDLPHGECNAILLPYVIRKNFSSAVERYTEISESMGINVQNKSSDQVCDELVQRVIELRTAAGIHKSLRDFGLREADIPKLAELALKDACMVTNPVELTQKDIEKIYEAAL; encoded by the coding sequence GTGAAAGAAGTTATCGCCAAACGTAAATTTGTTGCTCCAGAGTTGATTTTCGGAGTAGGTGCATCACTGCTGGCAGGGCAGTATGCTGAAAATTTCGGTGTAAATAAGGCTTTGATAGTTACTGATCCGGGACTTGTTGAGTGTCGTTGGGTTACTAAGGTCCAAGCCAGCTTGACTAAATCCGGTGTAGATTCGGCTATATTTAGTGATGTTTCTGAAAACCCGCGCGATACGGAGGTAATGAAAGGGGCTGAAGTATATATGGATAACAATTGTGACTGTATTGTTGCAGTCGGTGGTGGAAGTCCGATGGATTGCGCCAAAGGAATTGGTATTGTTATTACAAATAATGCTCATATTCTTTCTTTTGAAGGTGTAGACATGGTCGAAGTTCCCGGTCCACCTCTGATATGTATCCCATCCACCGCTGGTAGTTCTGCCGATGTTTCACAGTTTGCAATTATTACCGATACTAACCGTGATGTTAAAATCAGTATTGTCAGTAAAGCTATGGTTCCGGATGCAGCCCTGATTGATCCCGAACTAACAACGACTATGAGTCTGCAACTGACAGCAGCAACAGGTCTGGATGCCCTTACTCATGCCATAGAAGCCTATGTTTCCAATGCAAACTCTGCACTTACGGATTTACTGGCCCTTGACGCAATCAAGCTTGTAAGTGAAAATCTTGCAGCAGTTATACAAGATCCTGAAAATATAGATTTGCGTGGTCATATGATGCTTGCAAGTATGCAGGCAGGACTTGCTTTTTCAAATGCTATTCTCGGAGCTGTGCATGCTATGGCTCACAGTCTGGGCGGGCTTCTGGATCTTCCACATGGTGAATGTAACGCAATTCTTTTGCCATATGTCATCAGAAAAAATTTTTCCTCTGCTGTTGAGAGATATACGGAAATATCTGAGTCCATGGGAATTAATGTTCAGAACAAATCTTCAGATCAAGTTTGCGATGAACTTGTGCAAAGAGTTATTGAATTGCGAACAGCAGCTGGAATACATAAATCTTTACGTGATTTCGGTTTGAGAGAAGCTGATATACCAAAATTAGCTGAGCTGGCTTTGAAAGATGCGTGTATGGTTACAAATCCTGTTGAACTCACCCAAAAGGATATAGAGAAAATTTATGAGGCGGCGTTATAA
- a CDS encoding PAS domain-containing sensor histidine kinase: MRRRYKKESNEDIRNKLIGLGENSMRKSYYPELRERINELERFRALVEHANDALFVLDAFSWSFADINKTSLKKTNYSREELIDSPPELVFPEETCFLLHEVLTDDEVYSSWDKEDVSTTELLCKDGAKIPVEMTLRVHFVGGRLYIVMVARDVRRRLADQRELRRTRNYLANLIDSMKSILVGVDEKANVVLWNAHAVAETGISEVDAQGHFVFEMMQELRRFEHLIYGTIHGEVEGGTEIFHVDRGAESVFFEIVVFPFKSEDEAGAVIRIDDITARTRMEEVMVQTEKMMTVGGLAAGMAHEINNPLGGILQGVQNILRRLSSDLNKNKMIANELGIPFDKVLQYCERRGIINKLQSVQQMGERSARIVSNMLQFSRQSGGEKVCSDIAKVVETAIDLSFSGYDIYRKSGDRGIEIVRDLDSSISNILCSPSEIEQVLINLIKNSVQAIYSDPDRNEDSRGVITVRLKLESEFVRIEVEDNGPGMDNETRKNALEPFFTTKAAGEGTGLGLFVSYFIITQKHGGLFTIETSPGEGMTVIIRIPITFYCSSETRIS; this comes from the coding sequence ATGAGGCGGCGTTATAAGAAAGAAAGCAACGAGGATATTCGCAATAAACTCATAGGGCTCGGCGAAAATTCTATGCGCAAAAGCTATTATCCTGAACTAAGGGAAAGGATTAATGAGCTAGAAAGATTCAGGGCACTGGTAGAGCATGCTAATGATGCTCTGTTTGTGCTTGATGCTTTCTCATGGAGTTTTGCAGATATAAATAAAACGTCTCTTAAAAAGACTAATTATTCGCGTGAGGAATTGATTGATAGCCCTCCAGAATTAGTTTTCCCTGAAGAAACATGTTTTTTACTTCATGAGGTACTTACTGACGATGAAGTCTATTCTTCATGGGATAAGGAAGATGTCTCTACAACTGAGTTGCTATGCAAAGACGGGGCTAAAATTCCGGTTGAGATGACCTTGCGCGTACATTTTGTCGGTGGCAGACTGTATATTGTTATGGTTGCCCGTGATGTTCGCAGGCGTCTTGCTGATCAGCGTGAACTCCGCCGTACACGTAATTATCTGGCAAATTTGATCGATTCAATGAAGTCAATTCTGGTCGGAGTTGATGAAAAGGCCAATGTTGTGTTGTGGAATGCTCATGCAGTAGCAGAGACAGGAATTTCGGAGGTTGATGCTCAGGGACATTTTGTTTTTGAGATGATGCAAGAACTTCGGCGTTTTGAGCACCTTATTTATGGTACTATCCATGGCGAGGTTGAAGGCGGAACAGAAATTTTTCATGTGGATCGTGGAGCCGAGTCCGTTTTTTTTGAAATTGTAGTCTTTCCTTTTAAGTCTGAGGATGAGGCCGGAGCAGTAATTCGTATTGATGATATTACTGCCCGTACCCGTATGGAAGAAGTTATGGTTCAAACTGAAAAAATGATGACTGTCGGCGGTCTGGCCGCAGGAATGGCTCATGAAATTAATAATCCACTGGGTGGGATTCTGCAAGGTGTTCAAAATATTTTAAGGAGACTTTCCAGTGACTTAAATAAAAATAAAATGATTGCAAATGAGCTGGGCATACCTTTTGATAAAGTTTTGCAATATTGTGAGCGTCGTGGAATTATCAATAAACTTCAGTCAGTCCAGCAAATGGGAGAACGCTCTGCCCGGATCGTTTCCAATATGTTGCAATTCAGCCGTCAATCCGGAGGGGAGAAGGTCTGCTCAGATATTGCTAAAGTTGTTGAAACAGCTATTGATTTATCTTTCAGTGGATATGATATTTACCGAAAGTCAGGAGATCGCGGCATAGAGATAGTTCGTGATCTCGATAGTTCCATTTCTAATATTTTATGTTCTCCGTCTGAAATTGAACAGGTGTTGATTAATCTTATTAAGAATTCTGTTCAGGCAATTTATTCTGATCCAGATCGAAATGAAGACTCACGTGGTGTTATTACTGTCAGGCTTAAGCTTGAAAGTGAATTTGTGCGTATAGAAGTAGAAGATAATGGTCCGGGGATGGATAATGAAACCCGTAAAAATGCATTAGAGCCATTTTTTACAACAAAGGCAGCTGGTGAAGGAACGGGACTAGGTCTTTTTGTCTCTTATTTTATAATTACACAGAAGCATGGTGGTCTATTTACCATTGAGAC